One window of Podarcis raffonei isolate rPodRaf1 chromosome 15, rPodRaf1.pri, whole genome shotgun sequence genomic DNA carries:
- the VKORC1L1 gene encoding vitamin K epoxide reductase complex subunit 1-like protein 1 isoform X2 yields the protein MAAPVLLRVSVPRWERVARYAVCLAGIALSLYACHLEREKGRDLHYRALCDLSDRVRCSAAIASRYDGKCGSGASPHDVFHSVGNRILVPGLHSVLCPEGILHYLRCHVLAELHSLYHQLQTTSLLERSLEAATPAQTGLTPYPPP from the exons ATGGCGGCGCCCGTCCTCCTGCGAGTCTCGGTGCCGCGCTGGGAGCGGGTGGCCCGCTACGCCGTGTGCCTGGCCGGCATCGCCCTCTCGCTCTACGCCTGCCACCTGGAGCGCGAGAAGGGCCGCGACCTCCACTACCGGGCCCTCTGCGACCTCAGCGACCGCGTCCGCTGCTCCGCCGCCATCGCCTCCAG GTATGACGGCAAGTGCGGTAGCGGCGCTAGTCCTCATGATGTCTTCCATAGTGTCGGTAATAGGATCCTTGTACCTGGCCTACATTCTGTACTTTGTCCTGAAGGAATTCTGCATTATCTGCGTTGTCACGTACTTGCTGAACTTCATTCTCTTTATCATCAACTACAAACGACTAGTTTACTTGAACGAAGCTTGGAAGCGGCAACTCCCGCCCAAACAGGATTAACCCCctacccccccccatga
- the VKORC1L1 gene encoding vitamin K epoxide reductase complex subunit 1-like protein 1 isoform X1 has product MAAPVLLRVSVPRWERVARYAVCLAGIALSLYACHLEREKGRDLHYRALCDLSDRVRCSAAIASRWGRGFGLLGSIFGKDSAINQPNSVFGLVFYVLQMLLGMTASAVAALVLMMSSIVSVIGSLYLAYILYFVLKEFCIICVVTYLLNFILFIINYKRLVYLNEAWKRQLPPKQD; this is encoded by the exons ATGGCGGCGCCCGTCCTCCTGCGAGTCTCGGTGCCGCGCTGGGAGCGGGTGGCCCGCTACGCCGTGTGCCTGGCCGGCATCGCCCTCTCGCTCTACGCCTGCCACCTGGAGCGCGAGAAGGGCCGCGACCTCCACTACCGGGCCCTCTGCGACCTCAGCGACCGCGTCCGCTGCTCCGCCGCCATCGCCTCCAG ATGGGGTCGAGGTTTTGGCCTGCTGGGTTCCATTTTTGGAAAAGACAGTGCAATAAATCAACCGAACAGCGTCTTCGGTCTTGTGTTCTATGTTCTACAAATGTTACTTG GTATGACGGCAAGTGCGGTAGCGGCGCTAGTCCTCATGATGTCTTCCATAGTGTCGGTAATAGGATCCTTGTACCTGGCCTACATTCTGTACTTTGTCCTGAAGGAATTCTGCATTATCTGCGTTGTCACGTACTTGCTGAACTTCATTCTCTTTATCATCAACTACAAACGACTAGTTTACTTGAACGAAGCTTGGAAGCGGCAACTCCCGCCCAAACAGGATTAA